Proteins from a genomic interval of Bifidobacterium longum subsp. infantis ATCC 15697 = JCM 1222 = DSM 20088:
- a CDS encoding glycoside hydrolase 5 family protein, which translates to MRFGVNYTPSHGWFHFWLDPDWPSVKEDMRRIRNLGMDHVRVFPVWPYLQPNRTWINRKAIADVRRMVHIAGEQGMDAYVDVFQGHLSSFDFLPSWLVTWHRGNMFEDADAVKAEKTLVAELYGELAQEPAFRGLTLGNELNQFSDRPHPAKMATSSRRIDAWLADLLAVVDRRKHVALHSENDGVWYLDHHPFTPVQAANLGDMTTIHSWVFNGTAQGYGAMSGECTAHALYLAELSRAFARNPDRPVWLQEVGAPQNVLEAEQTPEFCRDTIAKAAQCPNLWGVTWWCSHDVDSRMSDFPPFEHALGLFDEHGNIKPIGRAFAEMAQEYRDKPAAGGNDAAVVIEVDENGNPLNRGACGPGGSIFERWMRLHAEGARPTLVTSATARDGEALRRLGVTRLETDDEPHGAKYYTAVSDSSFAELDAR; encoded by the coding sequence ATGAGATTCGGCGTCAACTACACCCCATCCCACGGCTGGTTCCACTTCTGGCTCGACCCCGACTGGCCGAGCGTCAAGGAAGACATGCGCCGCATCAGGAACCTGGGCATGGACCATGTGCGCGTCTTCCCGGTGTGGCCCTACCTGCAACCCAACCGCACATGGATCAACCGCAAGGCCATCGCCGATGTACGCCGCATGGTGCACATCGCCGGCGAGCAGGGGATGGACGCCTATGTGGACGTGTTCCAAGGGCATCTGTCCAGCTTCGACTTCCTGCCGTCATGGCTGGTTACCTGGCATCGCGGCAACATGTTCGAGGATGCCGATGCAGTCAAGGCGGAGAAAACGCTCGTCGCCGAACTGTACGGGGAGCTGGCCCAGGAGCCGGCGTTCCGGGGGCTCACCCTGGGCAACGAACTCAATCAGTTCTCCGACCGTCCGCATCCCGCCAAAATGGCGACCTCGTCCCGGCGCATCGACGCCTGGCTGGCCGATCTGCTGGCCGTCGTCGACCGCAGGAAGCACGTGGCGTTGCACAGCGAAAACGACGGCGTATGGTATCTCGACCATCATCCGTTCACGCCGGTGCAGGCCGCGAACCTGGGCGACATGACCACGATCCACTCGTGGGTGTTCAACGGCACCGCGCAAGGCTATGGCGCAATGAGCGGGGAATGCACCGCGCATGCGCTCTACTTGGCCGAGCTCTCCCGAGCCTTCGCCCGGAACCCCGACAGGCCCGTATGGCTGCAGGAGGTCGGCGCCCCGCAGAACGTGCTCGAAGCCGAGCAGACCCCGGAATTTTGCCGCGACACCATCGCCAAGGCGGCGCAATGCCCGAATCTGTGGGGCGTCACATGGTGGTGCTCGCATGACGTGGACTCGCGCATGAGTGATTTCCCGCCCTTCGAGCACGCTCTCGGCCTCTTCGACGAACACGGCAACATCAAACCAATCGGCCGCGCCTTCGCCGAGATGGCGCAGGAGTATCGGGACAAGCCCGCAGCCGGAGGCAATGACGCCGCCGTCGTCATCGAAGTCGATGAGAACGGCAACCCGCTCAACCGTGGCGCCTGCGGTCCGGGCGGCTCGATCTTCGAACGGTGGATGCGGCTGCATGCCGAAGGCGCCCGGCCCACGCTCGTCACCTCGGCGACCGCCCGTGACGGCGAAGCGCTGCGGCGGCTCGGCGTCACGCGGCTTGAAACCGACGATGAGCCGCATGGGGCGAAATACTACACCGCCGTCTCCGACTCATCCTTCGCGGAGCTGGATGCGCGGTGA
- a CDS encoding carbohydrate ABC transporter permease, translating into MRKTSNKVAQYALLTLFFLVLIGPLFWQLTLAFKGKGDDIYAVPPYVFPRDPTWSNFVEAFNRIPVLSYFKNSLIVAAIAVCGNVVGSTCAGYALSRLAFKGKRLVVLLIFSAMLIPGETLLISQFIIVKNMGLQNTLIGAALPGLCGAMNVLLMMNAFAGIPNELEESAKVDGANVWQRFWNICVPQVKGTMTVVTIFAFVGAWNDFLWPLIILSDDKVYTLTVGLNRLKNQFVSDPRLIAAGTIIALVPIVIFFLVFQRYFFKGVESGGIKG; encoded by the coding sequence ATGCGTAAGACATCGAACAAAGTCGCGCAGTATGCGCTGCTGACCCTGTTCTTCCTCGTGCTGATCGGCCCGTTGTTCTGGCAGCTCACCCTGGCCTTCAAAGGCAAGGGCGACGACATCTACGCCGTCCCGCCCTACGTGTTTCCCCGGGATCCGACGTGGAGCAACTTCGTCGAGGCGTTCAACCGCATTCCCGTCCTGAGCTATTTCAAGAACTCGCTGATCGTGGCCGCCATCGCCGTATGCGGCAACGTCGTGGGATCCACCTGCGCCGGTTACGCGCTCTCGCGCCTGGCCTTCAAAGGCAAACGTCTGGTCGTGCTGCTGATCTTCAGCGCCATGTTGATCCCCGGCGAAACCCTGCTGATCTCCCAGTTCATCATCGTCAAGAACATGGGTCTGCAGAACACGCTGATCGGCGCGGCGCTGCCCGGCCTGTGCGGCGCGATGAACGTGCTGCTCATGATGAACGCCTTCGCCGGCATCCCCAACGAGCTCGAGGAATCCGCCAAGGTGGATGGCGCCAACGTGTGGCAACGATTCTGGAACATCTGCGTTCCCCAAGTCAAGGGGACGATGACCGTCGTGACGATCTTCGCCTTCGTCGGCGCATGGAACGACTTCCTGTGGCCGTTGATCATCCTGTCCGATGACAAGGTGTACACGCTGACCGTGGGGCTGAACCGGCTCAAGAATCAGTTCGTCTCCGATCCGCGCCTGATCGCCGCGGGCACGATCATCGCGCTCGTGCCGATCGTGATCTTCTTCCTGGTCTTCCAACGCTACTTCTTCAAGGGCGTGGAGTCCGGTGGCATCAAAGGATGA
- a CDS encoding carbohydrate ABC transporter permease yields MSESTPTGSTTSARGSSSKAAARGGSRRHAGVDVVDEEHRIHEGTGFAAWLFVLPALAVALVFVIAPFINTVRLSFTDATFARPGTFVGLEQYRKMLADPAVHTGLLNSSLYVVCVVPFMVILPLILASLVSGNSKILSFFRASFYLPVVVSTVIVGLVWTNILAPKGVVNAALKSVNAIKDYIPFLTDRWLLLFSAMMITIWTGLGYYMIIYLAALANIDPGLYEAAEIDGAGVVRRFLHVTVPGVRSTMVLIMLLSSAAAFRVFNEIYVLTGGTGGVGGQDVTMTMLVKNYGTGLNAKYGYAGAVSMLIFLIVGSLIAIEFLIERKMSKDA; encoded by the coding sequence ATGAGTGAATCCACCCCAACCGGATCCACGACCTCCGCGCGCGGCAGCTCCTCCAAAGCCGCCGCGCGCGGCGGTTCTCGCCGCCATGCCGGCGTGGACGTCGTGGATGAGGAGCACCGCATCCACGAAGGCACGGGCTTCGCCGCATGGCTGTTCGTGCTGCCCGCGCTCGCCGTGGCCCTGGTGTTCGTCATCGCGCCGTTCATCAACACGGTACGCCTGTCGTTCACCGACGCCACCTTCGCCCGCCCCGGCACGTTCGTCGGACTGGAGCAATACCGCAAGATGCTGGCCGATCCGGCCGTACACACCGGCCTGCTCAACTCGTCGCTCTACGTGGTCTGCGTGGTGCCCTTCATGGTCATCCTGCCGCTGATCCTGGCCTCCCTGGTCTCGGGCAATTCCAAGATCCTCTCGTTCTTCCGGGCCTCCTTCTACCTGCCCGTGGTCGTTTCCACGGTCATCGTCGGGTTGGTGTGGACCAATATCCTGGCCCCGAAGGGAGTGGTCAATGCCGCGCTGAAGTCCGTCAACGCAATCAAGGACTATATCCCGTTCCTCACCGATCGCTGGCTATTGCTGTTCAGCGCGATGATGATCACCATCTGGACCGGCTTGGGCTATTACATGATCATCTACCTGGCGGCGCTGGCCAACATCGACCCCGGTCTCTATGAAGCCGCCGAGATCGACGGCGCCGGCGTGGTCCGCCGCTTCCTGCACGTCACCGTACCGGGAGTGCGCTCCACCATGGTGCTCATCATGCTGTTGTCCAGCGCCGCGGCCTTCCGCGTGTTCAACGAAATATACGTGCTTACCGGCGGAACCGGCGGCGTGGGCGGCCAAGACGTCACGATGACCATGCTGGTCAAGAACTACGGCACCGGACTCAACGCCAAATACGGCTATGCCGGAGCGGTCAGCATGCTGATCTTCCTGATCGTCGGCAGCCTGATCGCCATCGAGTTCCTCATCGAAAGGAAGATGAGCAAGGATGCGTAA
- a CDS encoding ABC transporter substrate-binding protein, with protein sequence MHVTKKILGITCAVAALVSVSACGSSGGGTTADGKKEVSFQTWNLKNDTYTPYFNDLIAAFEKENPDVKIKWIDQPADGYTDKINADAAAGTLPDIVDMSPNGAYSLAKAGVLMNLSTEAPDAAKQFTKSSWDAVTFKGENIEKGAYAFPWYLNSGVQYYNKKVLTQCGIDALPQNMDEFFAAASTLGKNCAGTTMVASTPTIESLGQYGAKLMNEDQTAFTFNDAKGVELVQHYIDMYNEKSLSADALNNLWTGEGDAFKQGSVASLAGSAYSVSDFEENAKELYKNLGITERLLGEGGKMNVAMETLVVSKNAKNKEEALKFAEFVTNKENQTKFCKSSHTFPSAKGAVEDPAFSPTGDSMQDQAVKLASKAVLDDDWFASPAPFSENAKNSLREQIALAIQGKQSAQEALDKVVKIANEDLNS encoded by the coding sequence ATGCACGTCACTAAGAAAATTCTCGGCATCACCTGCGCCGTAGCAGCGCTGGTAAGCGTCTCCGCCTGCGGCTCGTCGGGCGGAGGGACAACGGCGGACGGTAAGAAAGAAGTCTCCTTCCAGACCTGGAACCTGAAGAACGATACCTACACGCCGTATTTCAACGACCTTATCGCCGCGTTCGAGAAGGAGAACCCGGACGTCAAGATCAAGTGGATCGATCAGCCCGCCGACGGATACACCGACAAGATCAACGCCGACGCCGCAGCCGGCACCCTGCCCGACATCGTGGACATGAGCCCCAATGGCGCCTACAGCCTCGCCAAAGCGGGGGTGCTGATGAACCTGAGCACGGAGGCGCCCGACGCCGCCAAACAGTTCACCAAGTCGTCATGGGATGCCGTGACCTTCAAAGGCGAGAACATCGAGAAAGGCGCCTACGCCTTCCCGTGGTACCTCAACTCCGGTGTGCAGTACTACAACAAGAAGGTCCTGACCCAGTGCGGCATCGACGCCTTGCCGCAGAACATGGACGAGTTCTTCGCCGCAGCCTCCACGCTCGGCAAGAACTGCGCCGGCACCACGATGGTGGCTTCCACCCCGACGATCGAATCGCTCGGCCAGTACGGCGCCAAGCTCATGAACGAAGACCAGACCGCATTCACCTTCAACGACGCCAAGGGCGTTGAGCTGGTCCAGCATTACATCGACATGTACAACGAGAAGTCCCTGTCCGCCGATGCGCTCAACAACCTGTGGACCGGCGAAGGCGACGCCTTCAAGCAGGGGTCGGTCGCCTCGCTGGCGGGTTCGGCCTACTCGGTCTCCGACTTCGAGGAGAACGCCAAGGAACTCTACAAGAACCTCGGCATCACCGAGCGTCTGCTCGGCGAAGGCGGCAAGATGAACGTCGCCATGGAGACCCTCGTCGTCTCCAAGAACGCCAAGAACAAGGAAGAGGCCCTGAAGTTCGCCGAATTCGTGACGAACAAGGAGAACCAGACCAAGTTCTGCAAGTCCTCGCACACCTTCCCGTCCGCCAAGGGAGCCGTCGAAGACCCGGCATTCTCCCCGACCGGCGACTCCATGCAGGATCAGGCCGTCAAACTTGCCTCCAAGGCCGTGCTCGACGATGACTGGTTCGCCTCCCCGGCCCCGTTCTCCGAGAACGCGAAGAACAGCCTGCGCGAGCAGATCGCCCTTGCCATCCAGGGCAAGCAGTCCGCCCAGGAAGCCCTCGACAAGGTCGTCAAGATCGCCAATGAGGACTTGAACTCATGA
- a CDS encoding glycosyltransferase family 2 protein, giving the protein MLENSNVSVAVLLPCYNEEVTIGKVVRDFKAALPDADVYVYDNNSTDRTAEIAAGEGAIVRKEPRQGKGNVIRAMFEDIDADVYVMADGDDTYPADAAPAMVDKVLEGYDMVIGDRLSSTYFQENKRPFHNFGNRLVRGSINGLFHANVTDIMTGYRAFSFTFVKTYPVLSRGFEVETEMTIHSLNNNLRLYEMPIQYRDRPEGSVSKLDTVGDGIKVMGTIFRMIREYKPLPFFGGIGCVLGIIGVVLCGTVTVDFWNTGMVARFPTLIGAVMLVIAGLLLFVTGVVLDVMAKNDRKAFIVESNSFAMLRRR; this is encoded by the coding sequence ATGCTTGAGAATTCGAACGTTTCCGTTGCGGTGCTTCTTCCTTGCTATAACGAGGAAGTCACCATCGGCAAGGTGGTGCGCGACTTCAAAGCGGCGCTGCCCGATGCCGACGTGTACGTATACGACAACAACTCCACCGACCGCACCGCCGAGATAGCGGCGGGCGAAGGCGCGATTGTCCGCAAGGAGCCGCGCCAGGGCAAGGGCAACGTGATTCGCGCCATGTTCGAAGACATCGATGCTGACGTGTATGTCATGGCCGACGGTGATGATACGTATCCCGCCGACGCCGCGCCGGCCATGGTGGACAAAGTCCTCGAAGGCTACGACATGGTGATCGGCGACCGACTGAGCTCCACGTACTTCCAGGAGAACAAGAGGCCCTTCCACAACTTCGGCAACCGTCTGGTTCGCGGTTCCATCAACGGCTTGTTCCACGCCAATGTCACCGACATTATGACCGGTTACCGGGCTTTCTCGTTCACCTTCGTCAAGACCTATCCTGTGTTGTCGCGCGGCTTCGAGGTCGAAACCGAGATGACCATCCACTCGTTGAACAACAACCTCCGCCTTTATGAGATGCCGATTCAGTATCGGGATCGCCCCGAGGGGTCGGTCAGCAAGCTCGATACTGTGGGCGACGGTATCAAGGTGATGGGCACCATTTTCCGCATGATCCGCGAATACAAGCCGCTCCCATTCTTCGGCGGCATCGGCTGCGTCCTCGGCATCATTGGCGTCGTGCTGTGCGGCACGGTGACGGTGGACTTCTGGAACACCGGCATGGTGGCCCGATTCCCCACGCTGATCGGAGCGGTCATGCTTGTCATCGCCGGGCTGCTGCTGTTCGTGACGGGTGTCGTCCTTGATGTCATGGCCAAGAACGATCGCAAGGCGTTCATCGTCGAGTCCAACAGTTTCGCCATGTTGAGACGCAGATAG
- a CDS encoding acyltransferase yields MKKRVVGYDIIKCIAMFFVVMLHYSFYTKFYSDGLAGTAITVLCVVCVPLFFAVNGALLLPRDMNTVKHYRKTLNIIIVVTIWKLLAATFFTLVDGSHPVTLKNLAIFLLGGGFGDYPTGYFWFMNALIAVYLVLPVMKMAFDAEQKIAFHALLAVLAAFTVGKDSLKLVLQMAGTTTNHDFASIVNPLGEFYIFGSYGYVLLYVLVGGVIGRYLKQTREESTDGNALHFLSRISPGKACVGIAICYTLTLLIQRYQHATHGTNLTVDNGYWLLPTFIATVLILLTLGQADIQGTGAKFFQIVGMNTFGVYMLHLAGLVLLSRLQSLSWFEFMGTMNSIAVTLLNTLLCACVFAACLATSALLRNIPYIGRLFTL; encoded by the coding sequence ATGAAAAAACGTGTAGTCGGTTATGACATCATTAAGTGTATTGCAATGTTTTTTGTGGTAATGCTTCACTACTCGTTTTACACGAAATTCTATTCAGACGGACTCGCCGGAACGGCAATCACCGTATTATGCGTAGTGTGTGTGCCACTGTTCTTTGCCGTGAACGGCGCACTGCTTCTTCCCCGAGATATGAATACGGTGAAGCATTATCGGAAAACATTGAACATCATCATTGTGGTTACGATATGGAAATTGCTTGCCGCAACATTCTTCACCCTTGTTGACGGATCACACCCGGTGACATTAAAGAATCTCGCCATCTTCTTACTTGGCGGAGGATTTGGAGATTATCCGACTGGATATTTCTGGTTTATGAACGCTCTGATTGCAGTTTATTTGGTCTTACCCGTAATGAAGATGGCCTTTGATGCAGAACAGAAGATCGCATTCCATGCACTATTAGCGGTTTTGGCTGCTTTCACAGTGGGTAAGGATTCCCTGAAGCTAGTCCTACAGATGGCAGGAACCACAACAAATCATGATTTTGCTTCGATTGTAAATCCCCTTGGAGAATTCTACATCTTCGGCTCGTATGGATACGTTTTACTGTATGTCTTAGTCGGAGGTGTGATTGGAAGATATCTGAAGCAAACACGGGAAGAGAGTACCGATGGCAATGCTCTGCATTTTCTATCCAGAATCTCCCCAGGAAAAGCATGCGTCGGTATTGCAATCTGTTACACGCTAACACTGTTAATCCAACGATATCAACATGCCACACATGGCACTAATTTAACCGTGGACAATGGGTACTGGTTGTTACCAACATTCATTGCAACGGTACTGATCTTACTGACGTTAGGCCAAGCGGACATTCAAGGCACTGGGGCCAAGTTCTTCCAAATCGTCGGCATGAACACATTCGGCGTATACATGCTTCATCTAGCGGGACTCGTATTATTGAGCCGTTTGCAGTCGTTATCGTGGTTCGAATTCATGGGAACCATGAACTCAATTGCAGTGACTCTGCTAAATACATTATTGTGCGCATGTGTATTTGCTGCATGCCTTGCAACGTCCGCACTACTCCGGAATATTCCATATATCGGACGGTTGTTTACTTTGTGA
- a CDS encoding DUF6020 family protein, whose protein sequence is MNQLKALKRIEPRILVPLTLGIMFALGDESSNPKGYIMQGRESLIVKIVVFCVLFCALFRTMDILIHRIYAAKDRSCERHCSGFFEYGYAIKPWLKNAAIIATCWLPYEFWLFPGVYWSDTSKQLLIHYGAERFTDHHPFTLTYIVGWFADFGQQVFHNPIYGLYLLIAIQLIAAPLVFSWMLLYTRKMGIPQWLCHVELAFFALFPFFPVMFSSLAKDTISVLFFIPFCILFIDGIRTKGTSLVRPGTIIALTLCGLLTCLTKKAGMYVIIPSMLLMFLIAGVSKKAKTIAFAIGTAIAVVMIIIIPKTVMPTLGIAPGGKQETIPFAIQQVAHDVKYNNKDITPQERKLISDFLTIDYKSIPTAYDPQIADPIKGTSLRNPELFNDFIKLWLKKTAEHPIGHLEAWMGLVHGWFSFSNNDGSPNDMVVCTESAWYYEPILKYVPQWPLKANRSDTARSVYNMEQSLPILNALFSRALWASILPCFMLYLALRRGKGKWSRVASMLPVDMSFAYLLLVPTSGMGGEPTRYVLQLICIAPLFLAFMSTTTKSDTIR, encoded by the coding sequence ATGAATCAGCTGAAAGCATTAAAGAGAATCGAGCCACGGATCTTAGTTCCACTGACTCTTGGCATAATGTTCGCCCTAGGGGATGAATCTTCCAACCCCAAAGGCTACATCATGCAGGGCAGAGAATCATTGATTGTAAAAATAGTGGTCTTCTGCGTCTTGTTCTGTGCATTGTTCCGAACCATGGACATTCTTATTCACAGAATATACGCCGCAAAAGATAGGTCGTGTGAGAGACATTGTTCAGGGTTCTTCGAGTATGGCTACGCCATAAAACCATGGCTGAAAAATGCGGCAATAATCGCTACATGTTGGCTGCCATATGAATTTTGGCTGTTTCCTGGTGTATATTGGTCGGACACTTCGAAACAACTTCTTATTCATTACGGGGCAGAACGATTCACTGACCACCACCCCTTCACCTTAACATACATCGTTGGCTGGTTCGCTGATTTCGGCCAACAAGTTTTTCACAATCCAATTTATGGATTATATTTATTGATTGCCATACAGCTTATTGCCGCACCATTAGTTTTCTCTTGGATGCTTCTGTATACAAGGAAGATGGGCATTCCGCAATGGTTATGCCACGTGGAATTGGCATTCTTCGCATTGTTCCCATTCTTCCCGGTGATGTTCTCTTCACTAGCAAAAGACACTATTTCCGTACTGTTTTTCATCCCCTTCTGCATACTGTTCATTGATGGTATTCGCACCAAGGGCACGTCTCTGGTGAGGCCGGGAACTATCATCGCACTGACATTATGCGGTTTGTTGACTTGTCTGACAAAGAAGGCAGGCATGTATGTGATAATCCCATCAATGCTGCTGATGTTTCTGATTGCAGGAGTATCAAAGAAAGCAAAGACCATTGCATTCGCCATTGGAACCGCGATTGCTGTTGTCATGATAATCATCATTCCTAAAACCGTCATGCCGACACTCGGCATCGCCCCGGGAGGTAAGCAGGAAACCATACCGTTTGCTATTCAGCAGGTTGCACACGATGTTAAGTATAATAATAAGGACATCACACCCCAAGAAAGAAAACTAATTTCTGATTTTTTAACCATCGATTACAAGAGTATTCCCACTGCATACGATCCGCAGATTGCTGATCCAATAAAGGGAACCAGTCTAAGGAATCCCGAACTCTTCAATGATTTCATTAAGTTGTGGCTTAAGAAGACTGCGGAACATCCAATTGGTCATCTTGAAGCATGGATGGGGCTGGTACATGGTTGGTTCAGCTTCTCCAACAATGATGGTTCGCCAAACGATATGGTGGTTTGCACTGAATCCGCATGGTATTACGAACCTATTCTGAAATATGTTCCGCAATGGCCACTGAAGGCGAACAGAAGCGATACCGCACGTTCCGTGTACAACATGGAACAGAGTCTGCCTATATTAAATGCCCTGTTCTCCCGTGCGTTATGGGCATCTATTCTGCCATGCTTCATGCTGTACCTAGCCTTACGGCGCGGTAAAGGCAAATGGAGCCGTGTGGCTTCAATGCTTCCAGTAGATATGTCATTCGCCTACCTACTGTTGGTGCCCACGTCCGGCATGGGCGGGGAGCCAACACGATATGTGCTACAGCTAATCTGTATCGCGCCATTATTCCTTGCATTTATGAGCACGACGACCAAGTCTGACACAATCAGGTAA
- a CDS encoding DUF6020 family protein yields the protein MNKGLKGRAVRTSKRVAYLVPILLGVLFGVCSFVGVHGGTLEIRNIILYADVIFFAALFVIIFHSAIKLVKKIKRHPCNLDTPFDFCKHLKLDWSLKSVIVSWGIISICWIPYAIIFFPGTYWLDTSWQLVQFFDPNTPITDHHPFALTYLLGFFAVLGKSLLDNAVYGLYILVILQAAVSALSLASMTCYLTRFKVPWKIRFIVIAFFALFPFLPCLAMSLAKDTIATPLFVFFSIMFCEIWMTRGNVLASPLFDVLLIVDIVFASAVKKTGMYVIMLSLLLLAFIVKTWLMKAGVVAIALIPYLTVGLIAPTFIFPVLHIEPGENSEMLAVPMQQVANVVRNHPSSLSNKELDEIQEIYQQDTERLRGAYCWYVSDPIKGQRIPPEDVHKLGKLWLRQLLTHPTDMAAGWAGLSASWFSFAVASEDGAKQNSMVVLSGSSHHHPGVNQFMSWPDSTKGGQAFGKFYEQTLLTLPIAGVLFQKSLWASILPFFLIFVSVRSRSWWRMLILNMPIMVTLLTLVAGPTSAYGEAVRYVLPLVYTLPLFLCISLSLLEQGEPEQ from the coding sequence GTGAACAAAGGCTTAAAAGGTCGAGCAGTAAGAACGTCGAAACGAGTCGCCTACCTTGTGCCGATTCTTCTAGGCGTATTGTTCGGAGTGTGTTCCTTTGTTGGAGTCCATGGAGGAACGCTGGAGATAAGGAACATCATCCTTTATGCGGATGTCATCTTCTTTGCGGCACTATTCGTCATCATATTTCATAGTGCCATAAAACTGGTAAAGAAAATAAAGAGACATCCCTGTAACCTCGATACGCCATTTGACTTTTGCAAGCATCTTAAACTCGACTGGTCGCTAAAGTCTGTCATAGTCTCATGGGGAATAATCAGTATATGTTGGATTCCTTATGCTATCATATTTTTCCCTGGAACCTATTGGCTTGATACTTCATGGCAGCTTGTCCAGTTTTTTGATCCGAACACACCAATTACTGATCACCATCCATTCGCGCTTACTTACCTCTTGGGGTTCTTTGCCGTCCTAGGTAAATCCCTATTGGATAATGCTGTATATGGATTATATATATTAGTGATTTTGCAAGCAGCAGTTTCTGCGCTTTCTCTTGCTTCAATGACATGCTATCTTACACGATTCAAGGTTCCTTGGAAGATACGATTTATCGTAATCGCTTTTTTTGCGTTATTCCCATTTCTTCCTTGTCTTGCAATGAGTTTAGCAAAAGATACTATTGCAACACCTCTTTTCGTCTTCTTCTCAATCATGTTCTGCGAGATATGGATGACAAGAGGTAATGTCCTCGCATCACCCTTATTTGACGTATTGTTGATTGTTGATATAGTGTTTGCTTCTGCCGTCAAAAAAACTGGCATGTATGTTATCATGCTCAGTCTTCTGCTGCTGGCATTCATCGTGAAGACATGGCTTATGAAAGCGGGAGTGGTGGCCATCGCGCTTATTCCATATCTTACTGTAGGTTTAATCGCTCCAACATTCATTTTCCCGGTTCTTCATATTGAACCTGGGGAAAATAGTGAAATGCTTGCTGTTCCCATGCAGCAAGTAGCGAATGTCGTGCGCAATCATCCGAGTTCCCTTAGTAATAAAGAGCTTGATGAAATTCAGGAAATATATCAACAAGATACTGAACGTTTGCGCGGGGCATATTGCTGGTATGTATCTGACCCCATCAAAGGACAACGTATTCCTCCGGAAGACGTTCACAAACTCGGGAAACTCTGGTTGCGCCAGTTATTGACGCATCCTACGGATATGGCCGCTGGCTGGGCTGGCCTTTCTGCATCTTGGTTTTCGTTTGCCGTTGCCTCAGAAGACGGAGCGAAGCAGAATAGCATGGTGGTATTATCGGGCTCTTCTCATCATCATCCGGGAGTGAACCAGTTCATGTCATGGCCGGACTCCACTAAAGGCGGACAGGCTTTTGGAAAATTTTACGAACAGACGCTGCTAACGTTGCCAATAGCAGGTGTTCTGTTCCAGAAATCGTTATGGGCGTCCATTCTGCCATTCTTCCTTATATTTGTCTCAGTGAGAAGTAGAAGCTGGTGGCGTATGCTCATTCTCAACATGCCGATCATGGTTACCCTGCTCACACTGGTTGCGGGACCTACATCTGCCTATGGAGAGGCTGTCCGTTACGTGCTTCCGCTTGTATACACGCTCCCATTGTTCCTCTGTATTTCATTGTCCCTGCTGGAACAAGGCGAGCCTGAACAATGA